The following proteins come from a genomic window of Lolium rigidum isolate FL_2022 chromosome 5, APGP_CSIRO_Lrig_0.1, whole genome shotgun sequence:
- the LOC124651786 gene encoding GBF-interacting protein 1-like yields MAAAARVSIPAAVRRTIQNIKEIAGNHTDDEVYAALRECDMDPNETAQKLLHQDTFHEVKRKRDKKKEGNKEPADPRWRSGTQGRGGKGGRGNYSARQSSNSSDSTGRNALAGKEIDVNPSMDKCSSSSAVNPITATKTPTSVSLSGGLSNGPSQTPAAMAKNSLSGSHLPSSDSKGPADLKSTPEEVVGLVSHVSQTSTLPPPSKAGVCTSIADSVLTPSLEAHSQCETIANKHASRSQRAAGLSSDDVPAVLKDTSQPSVSSPTVLPSGSRPSSSYSSRSQQPGGSQKAVPNKEWKPKPTNKPTQAENVTHGDVPVTVKDAPQSVLVSTSDHKEDISSEMDKKLSDMQLFDKQQVIIPDHLQVTESEKYGISFGSFGTSVEHPKGFPNEHENAKISMLPEYECSPEVEEAVEEPASSSYHGASSTVQAAAEPGQQQLTAEITDNISRQEVDNSSSTPETADSDQSKDTTAPHMPQDSSQNTYTSYPLVPQPQGNQIPLLETSEYQVQQPNDFVANYYTYRPSADADCHLSPITAPGAAAKSGNMSVAPAQTGQAQEELNSMVLSSSGPTSLATPAPGVVPSSISIPQQPLPVFRQPVGVHVPHYQPGFFPYNQYISPFYVPPHALHHFMGNAAFPQAPPLGSMYPPVSSAVAPPVKYSASAYKPGANTGSQTYAVAPGAYGTYGSSPSVYTNNNVMPSGTPAENGDVSGSQFKENNIYTAGQQQSEGNAVWIPAAGRDLSALQSSSFYGLPPQGQHLAFAPAQAGHGAYGGMYHPAQTLAGGAVHPLFQPPQTIAGAVEMVGPPANGYQQPQHAQMNWANY; encoded by the exons ATACCTTCCATGAGGTGAAAAGAAAGCGTGACAAGAAAAAGGAG GGCAACAAAGAACCTGCTGATCCGCGATGGAGATCTGGGACGCAGGGGCGAGGTGGAAAGGGCGGCCGTGGGAACTATTCAGCACGCCAATCAAGCAATTCTAGTG ACAGCACAGGGAGAAATGCTCTTGCTGGAAAGGAAATTGACGTGAATCCGAGCATGGATAAGTGCAGTAGCTCTTCAGCTGTTAACCCAATCACAGCCACGAAGACACCAACTTCCGTAAG TTTGTCAGGTGGGTTATCCAatggtccatcacaaactcctgcTGCCATGGCGAAAAATTCTCTTTCTGGTAGCCATTTGCCATCTTCAGATTCAAAAGGACCGGCAGATCTTAAAAGTACCCCAGAAGAGGTTGTGGGCTTAGTTTCACATGTAAGCCAAACGTCTACACTGCCACCACCATCCAAAGCAGGAGTGTGTACTTCCATTGCAGACTCAGTGCTTACTCCATCACTTGAAGCCCACAGCCAATGTGAGACCATTGCCAACAAACATGCTTCCAGAAGTCAGCGGGCAGCAGGGTTGTCTTCTGATGATGTACCAGCAGTTCTGAAAG ACACATCTCAACCTTCTGTTTCATCACCTACTGTGCTACCATCTGGTAGTAGGCCATCGTCTAGCTACAGTAGCCGTTCACAACAGCCAGGTGGCTCGCAAAAAG CTGTTCCAAATAAGGAGTGGAAGCCAAAACCAACGAACAAACCCACCCAAGCTGAAAATGTTACCCATGGTGATGTACCTGTTACTGTGAAGGATGCTCCACAGTCTGTTCTGGTGTCGACTTCCGATCACAAGGAAGATATCTCCTCGGAAATGGACAAAAAACTCAGTGATATGCAGTTATTTGACAAGCAGCAGGTCATTATCCCGGATCACCTTCAGGTCACAGAGTCGGAAAAATACGGGATCAGTTTCGGCAGTTTTGGCACCAGTGTTGAACATCCTAAAGGCTTTCCAAATGAACATGAGAATGCGAAGATCTCCATGCTGCCTGAATATGAATGTTCACCAGAGGTGGAGGAAGCTGTGGAAGAACCTGCCTCCTCTAG TTATCATGGTGCATCCTCTACTGTTCAAGCGGCCGCCGAGCCAGGTCAGCAGCAGCTGACTGCTGAAATAACGGATAATATTTCACGCCAAGAGGTTGATAATTCGTCCAGTACTCCTGAAACTGCAGATTCTGATCAATCAAAGGACACAACAGCTCCACACATGCCCCAAGATTCATCCCAAAATACTTACACATCATATCCGTTGGTGCCACAACCCCAAGGGAATCAGATTCCGTTACTAGAGACATCTGAATACCAG GTGCAACAGCCAAATGATTTTGTTGCGAATTATTATACTTACCGGCCAAGTGCTGATGCTGATTGTCATCTCTCCCCAATAACTGCTCCTGGAGCTGCTGCGAAGTCTGGGAACATGTCAGTTGCACCTGCTCAAACTGGCCAGGCTCAAGAG GAACTCAACTCAATGGTGCTGTCTTCATCCGGACCCACTTCACTTGCCACCCCAGCTCCTGGAGTCGTACCAAGTTCTATTTCTATTCCACAACAACCTCTTCCTGTGTTCCGGCAGCCTGTTGGTGTACATGTACCTCATTATCAACCAGGCTTTTTCCCATATAATCAGTATATCTCACCGTTCTATGTTCCGCCACATGCGCTTCACCATTTCATGGGCAATGCTGCTTTTCCTCAAGCTCCTCCACTTGGAAGCATGTATCCACCAGTAAGTTCAGCTGTTGCGCCACCAGTCAAATACTCGGCCAGTGCATATAAACCTGGTGCTAACACTGGAAGCCAGACATATGCTGTAGCACCTGGTGCGTACGGAACATATGGTTCTAGTCCATCCGTCTATACAAATAATAATGTGATGCCAAGCGGAACTCCGGCAGAGAATGGTGATGTCAGTGGATCACAGTTCAAAGAAAATAACATCTATACTGCTGGACAGCAGCag AGTGAAGGCAACGCTGTCTGGATTCCTGCAGCTGGACGGGATCTATCTGCCCTACAATCTAGCTCGTTCTATGGTCTGCCTCCACAGGGGCAGCATCTTGCATTTGCCCCTGCCCAAGCTGGTCATGGTGCGTATGGAGGGATGTACCACCCAGCACAGACTCTTGCTGGAGGTGCTGTTCATCCACTGTTCCAGCCACCACAGACCATTGCCGGAGCTGTTGAAATGGTTGGCCCACCTGCCAATGGTTATCAGCAGCcgcaacatgctcagatgaactgGGCTAACTATTGA